The following are encoded together in the Poseidonibacter lekithochrous genome:
- a CDS encoding DUF1566 domain-containing protein, giving the protein MKLNKLLIAGVLLTNVAFADIVWLDEAPKRMKWVEAMKYCEDLGAKLPSKKVFQKVWDDNNKAPDIKGFDISVSYWTRDEVLDNKHAAYPFYFMEGRDTWYYKADRYGVRCIKDK; this is encoded by the coding sequence ATGAAATTAAATAAACTATTAATTGCAGGCGTTTTGCTGACAAATGTAGCTTTTGCTGATATTGTTTGGTTAGACGAAGCACCTAAGAGAATGAAATGGGTAGAAGCCATGAAATATTGTGAAGATTTAGGAGCAAAACTTCCTAGTAAAAAAGTCTTTCAAAAAGTATGGGATGATAATAATAAAGCACCTGATATAAAAGGTTTTGATATTTCTGTGTCTTATTGGACTAGAGATGAAGTACTTGATAATAAACATGCTGCTTATCCATTTTATTTTATGGAAGGTAGAGATACTTGGTATTATAAAGCCGATAGATATGGAGTTAGATGTATCAAAGATAAGTAG
- a CDS encoding FAD-dependent oxidoreductase encodes MQRRDFFKLSIFTASILVSTKIDAIASTTSNSKTNILILGGGFAGISTAKYLKELNPNLNVTLIEKNLNFISCPFSNGWLGGIKDITFESLNFDYNSSVIKYNYNFLNETVVNINRDKKEVITNKSVVKYDYMIMALGIDYNYKKIFKRDKQKAKEALIKAPAGLKPGSEIIRLKKMITDFKGGNFILTLPKSSYKCPPAPYERACMIANYFKENKIDGKVVIIDPRAKPASKAKAYLEAFSTIYKDYIVYTPNTRFKDVDFSKKEILIKKFDELNDKYITSTLKYEELSIIPPNKANDLYKKAGIKTYAQGWVKLKRPTFRTVSDDDIYVIGDAQGEYPYPKSGQMANSCALILAKELIERINKKEFDYKSNLPGNVCYSIIAPNKAAWVSHEYKYEDKLRVYAQSSDITSDNYLTAKNWYTSITSDLFGI; translated from the coding sequence TTGCTTCTACTACATCAAATAGTAAAACTAATATTCTTATTTTAGGCGGTGGTTTTGCAGGAATTAGTACAGCAAAATATCTAAAAGAATTAAACCCAAATCTAAATGTAACACTAATAGAAAAGAATCTTAATTTTATTTCATGTCCATTCTCAAATGGCTGGTTAGGTGGAATCAAAGATATTACTTTTGAATCATTGAATTTTGATTACAATAGTTCAGTTATAAAATATAATTACAATTTTCTAAATGAAACTGTTGTAAATATTAACAGAGATAAAAAAGAAGTCATTACTAATAAAAGTGTAGTTAAATATGACTATATGATTATGGCTTTAGGAATTGATTATAACTATAAAAAAATATTCAAAAGAGATAAACAAAAAGCAAAAGAAGCCTTAATCAAAGCTCCTGCTGGTTTAAAACCGGGAAGTGAAATAATAAGACTTAAAAAAATGATTACAGATTTTAAAGGTGGAAATTTTATATTAACACTTCCAAAATCTTCATACAAATGTCCCCCTGCTCCATATGAGAGAGCTTGTATGATTGCTAACTATTTTAAAGAAAATAAAATTGATGGTAAAGTTGTGATTATTGACCCAAGAGCAAAACCTGCTTCTAAAGCAAAAGCATATCTAGAAGCTTTTTCTACTATATATAAAGACTACATTGTTTATACACCTAATACAAGATTTAAAGATGTGGATTTTTCTAAAAAAGAAATTTTAATTAAAAAATTTGATGAATTAAATGATAAATATATTACTAGCACTCTAAAGTATGAAGAACTATCAATCATTCCACCAAACAAAGCAAATGACTTATATAAAAAAGCGGGAATAAAAACCTATGCACAAGGATGGGTAAAACTAAAACGCCCTACTTTTAGAACTGTAAGTGATGATGATATTTATGTTATTGGAGATGCTCAAGGTGAATATCCATATCCAAAATCAGGACAAATGGCTAATTCATGTGCTTTAATATTAGCAAAAGAGTTAATCGAAAGAATAAATAAAAAAGAGTTTGATTATAAATCAAATTTACCGGGAAATGTTTGTTATTCAATAATAGCCCCAAACAAAGCTGCTTGGGTTAGTCATGAATACAAATATGAAGATAAACTAAGAGTTTATGCACAAAGTTCAGATATTACTAGTGATAATTACCTAACAGCCAAAAATTGGTATACAAGTATAACTAGTGATTTATTTGGAATATAA